Genomic DNA from Proteobacteria bacterium CG1_02_64_396:
TGTTGATGGGGGAGAGAGCCCCATGTTTCGGAGCTGTATTAAAGAAAAACCCTGGGGAAAATCCCAGGGTTATCTCAAAACAAATGACGGATCGGTAGGATCAGTTCTTGGCTTGTCGCAGGTAGGGCATCGGGTTGACCGCCCGTCCTCCGTGCAACACCTCGAAATGGATATGGGGGCCGGTGGAATGTCCGGTTGAGCCGACGGCGGCGATCTGCTCCCCAGCAGCTACCCGCTGACCCACCTTGACCAGAATCTTCGAGTTGTGGCCGTAACGGGTTTTTAATCCGCCGCCATGGTCAATTTCGACCAGAAATCCGTAACCGTAGCGAGGGCCAGCGTAGGTGACGATGCCATCGGCCGAGGCGCGCACCGAGGCGCCCAGATGATTGGCGATGTCGACCCCGAAGTGGTAACCGTCGCTACCGTCGAAAGGGGAGATGCGGTGGCCGAAGGGGCTGGAGACATATCCACCATCTGTGGGCCAACGTCCTGGCTGGGTCGATTGCCGCAGCTGGTCGACCTCTAAGAAGGTGCCAAGCAGGTCGATTTGCTCGCTTACGGCCTGAGTGCGGGTAAGAAGATCGTTCAGGGCTGAGGGGAGGGCGCTGGCCAGAGAATCGGTGGTGTTGATGCTGGGCAGGTTGGGGCCGCCGACCGCCGGTTCGGTGGAGAAATCGAACTCCCCCTCTTCAAGTCCCGCCACGTCGACCAGTCGGGATCCAAACGATTCCATGCGCGCAAGGCGGGCTTGAGCCTGCCCAACCTCCCGGGCCAACGATTCGACGATGGCATGGTGCTGCCCCTGCTCTGCCGACAGCTTGTGGTCGAGCTCGGCGATGCGGATGCGGGCCCGCTCGATTTCGGCAACCAGAGTGCTACTCGCTTCGTATGACTGGTCGAGGCGATTCATTTGATGAATGCCCCAGCCGCCGATGCCAAGTGTCAACATGGCCAGTGCCAAACCACCGCCGAGACCCCAGCGGATGACCTGCCGGGTTAGGATAAAGGTCCGAGCCTGACCGCGCCCATCGGATGGAGCGATCATGACAGACCAGTTGTTGAGCCATCGATGCATGAAGGTCCTCGAACAATTCAATCTTCAGCTTTTACCCAAGGCATTCGATCCAAGCGCCCGAAAAAACGGGGGTTACTATCATGGAACACCCCTTTTTGCAATGTGGGCAGGGTCACTGGTTTGGGTCAAACCATGGCAAAAGAGCCCCCAACAGGGGGGCAAGACCTTCGCGCTCAGGGGCCGAAACCGGGAATGCTCCGGCCCCACCCCTGGAACGGATCTCGGCATCGAGACGGCGGCTGGCTCCCATCCATTGATTGCGGGAGAGTTTGTCAATCTTGGTTAACGCCACCAGCCACTGGCAGGGGATGTTGCGCAGATCGAGAAGATCGATGAGCTGATAGTCCATGGGAAGAAGCCCGCGGCGGGCGTCGACCACCAAAACCAATCCGGTCAGGGGTGGGCGCTCGATTAAATAATCGGCCATGACCCGCCCCCAGGCCTCCTTCATCTTGATGCCCACCTTGGCAAAACCGTAGCCGGGAAGATCGACCAGCCGCCCTTGCAAGCCGGGAACCGAAAAAAAGTTGATGGCCTGGGTGCGTCCCGGGGTTCGAGAGGTTCGCACCAGCCCCTTCTGCTCGCACAAGGCGTTGATGAGGGTCGATTTACCCGAATTGGAGCGTCCGGCAAAGGCGATCTCAGGCCCCTCCTGCGGAGGAAACGGGGGGCGGGGATGGGAAGCCAGAAACTGTGCGCGGCGTAGGGGGTTGGGAGGTGTCATGGTTTTTGGCGCCAGGTCATGCTGCTCGATTCGTAGCGTGGGCAGGAGGTTGTCTTGTATGGTCGCAGCTTGTGCACGGTAGCGTTTATTGCCCCCGTTTTGGAGCGTTCATGTCCGATCCTCATTTCAGTGCCGACACCATCGTTACCTGGCTAACCGACCACCCCGAGGTCGCTCAAGAGGTGGCAGTGCGGTTGATGCCCTCGGGGGGGGGGAAGGTGGTCAGCATACAGGACAGCCTCAACCGGCGTCTCCAGCAAGAAAGCCGAAAACTAAGGGATCAGCTGCACAGTATTTTGCAACAGGCCAGGCGCAACGAGGCGATTCAGCGTCGTTTCGAAAGCATTGAGCAGGGGCTGTCGCAAACCCGGGGGCTCGATGCCCTACTCGGCTACATCCTGTTCAGTTTCGAATCGGCCTTCGATTTAAAAACGGTTTCGATCACCCTGATCGATCCCCCCTCCCTGTTGCAGGCCTATCTGCAAGAAGATGGTCATCGCCGGGTTTTGTGCCGCGCCCGCCGGGAGTTTGAGGTTCTGGGCCCGGGCCGGATGTTGGAACGGACGGTATTGATGAGCGAGCCCCAGATTTCGGTGCTGAAACTGTTGTTCCCCGATTGGACCGGTGTGGCGAGCTTGGCGGTATTGCCATTGCGGGTAGAAGACCGGCTGATCGGTACCATCAACTTGGGCAGCCCCGATCCCGACCATTACATCCCCGATCAGGGCAGCGAAATGCTGGACCGGATCGGGCAACTGATTGCTCTGGCGCTCGATCATGCTTTGGTTCAGGAGCAGTTGATCCAGCGCCACCTCATTGATCCGGTCTCCCATCTGGTGAACCGGCAGTTTTTGGATTGGGTTTTCCCTTGCGAAACCAGTCGCTGGCGCCGGGAGGGATTTCATCTGGGACTGGCGATCCTCGACATGGACCGCTTTGAGCCCTT
This window encodes:
- a CDS encoding ribosome biogenesis GTP-binding protein YsxC, whose translation is MTPPNPLRRAQFLASHPRPPFPPQEGPEIAFAGRSNSGKSTLINALCEQKGLVRTSRTPGRTQAINFFSVPGLQGRLVDLPGYGFAKVGIKMKEAWGRVMADYLIERPPLTGLVLVVDARRGLLPMDYQLIDLLDLRNIPCQWLVALTKIDKLSRNQWMGASRRLDAEIRSRGGAGAFPVSAPEREGLAPLLGALLPWFDPNQ